The Dioscorea cayenensis subsp. rotundata cultivar TDr96_F1 chromosome 8, TDr96_F1_v2_PseudoChromosome.rev07_lg8_w22 25.fasta, whole genome shotgun sequence genome segment atacaaTGTCTATATGgattaaacaaatacatacaatttggataaacattaaaaaaaacaaaacaaaacaaaactaagCTACAAACCAATGCcatgaaaaaaactattttttatttgaaatccaAGGGAAGGCCTATTATATAAAATTGCCATTTTaaccttttgtttttatatttttaatatgtttctAGCTACTGGTTTATCcatttctataaaaataattttttatatttaaaataattttaattttgttactttatactttctattTCTATTAATAGATTCTAgtgtattcatttttttttaaaaaagaaaaaaccagtTATATACTCTATCATTTTTCTATGAAACTTACGTTATAAGGCACTGGATACGCACCGTTCTAGTAACATTACTTTTAaggacaaatatattttttttatctaatttgaaataataataataattattataataattattattattaattttgttgatttgtacttactgtttttttcaataaattctaATTTACCCAATTTTTTGTTTGAACAAATATATTGTAGATAAACGGTGAACTAATCAATATATACCATATTTTTACATCAATTATATCATGAGAGACGGGAAATGTCTCGCATCACTCTATTAGCATGTTTTAAGGACAAATATAATCGTTCATCTAatctgaaaaaataattattatgataattttaattttcattgttttgaaaATTCGGTTtctttaattcaattttattttaaaaaaaaatgaattaaagaaACCgaattttcaaaatgaaaattaaaattatcataattattattttttcagattagatgaaaaaaattatatttcagatAAACGGTAAATTTGTCAACATATACTCTAGTATTTTTCTAAATCAATTCTAGGTTatcgatttaaaaaaaaaaatttcaaataggCAGTGAACGTGGCAAAGGCTCTGTGCCGTACCGAGCCGACATGACTCGGTGATCCCATGCGTTGGCCCAGCTCGAGACATGGTTCATTTTGGGTGGGCTCATGCAGTGCCCcgatactatttttttaataaaaaatttaaaaaattcaaaaattctaaaaaagattaatgaaaagatcttaataaaaagtataaaatctaaattttttacattcttatttattcaatcaaatcattaagaagaaaaaattacataaattaacAATCTATTATAATAGTATCTATGATATTATCTACAAATGTAGTAATATTCATACAATAACTTTTGTGCTCGGACCAGCAAGGTCCATTTGACACCACTAATTTTTTagtcttttttgtttctttaatagaTTCTatcttattcaaatttttttaaaaaaaaattatatttcaataagTGGCAAATCGATcaacatgtaatttttttctaaatcagCTACGTGAACCGATTAACATGTAACATTTAGGCGGCTAGATAGGCACCGCTCTACTAACATTATTTTAaagacaaataatattattcgtctaatctaaaaaataataataaagctatAACTTTAatgatatttgtaaaaattataacaaCCCTATTTACAGGAAccacaatttcaaaattaaaattatattattaacaatatattatagtattatccgaatttacattttatttattcaatcaaattattataacgagaaattatattaattaacaatatattataGTATTATCCATAATATTATCTACTAAGGTAGTAATATCTACATAATAGCATCATACACGGATTAAGCACTGATGCCCAACTCGTGCTTGGTTGTGTCCAACTTGTGGTTGGCTGTGCTTTCCGTTTTATTCATAGATTCCAtcttatccacttttttttaaaaaaaaaattatatttcaaataagCAATGAACCAATCAACATGTAAccacaatttcaaaattaaaattaaagaaaaaatatataaaaaaaaatttttgaaaaaaaaatttaataaaaaccataaaatccaaattttacattattttttattcaatcaaattaatataaagaaaaaattatattaattaacaatACTATTATCCATAATATTATCTACTAAGGTAGTAATATCTATATAATAGCACCATACACGGGTTAGTCACCGGTGCCCAACTCGTGCCTAGTCGTGTCCAACTTGTGGCTGGTTGTGTTATGCTCGGGTTAGTACAATCCAAATGACACCACAGTGCTTTCCATTTCTTTCATAGATTCCATcttatccaaatttttttttaaaaaaaaaattatatttcagatAAGCGGTGAACCAATCAACATATATCGTATTTCTGTATCAGTTACATAATGTAAGGCTGAAAACGCACCGctttattaacattattttaaagacaaatataattattcatctaatctaaaaaataataataaaaactataattttaatgatatttgtaaaaattatagcACCCTAATTCCAGGAActacaatttcaaaattaaaattaaaaaaacaaaaatatattaaaacataattatttttttttgaaaaaaaatcttaataaaaactataaaattcgaagtttaagttattatttattcaatcaaattattataaaaatattatattatttaacaaTATATTATAGTATTATCCATAATATTATCTACTAAGATAATAATTTCTACACAATAGAACCATACACGGGTTAGGCACAGTTGCCCAACTCATGCATGGTCATGTCCAATATGTTGTTGAATGTGCTCGGGTTTGTACAGTCCAAATGACACCACAATGCTTTCCGTGTcttttacatattccatcatatctattttttttaaaaaaaatatatatttcagatAAACGTTGAACCAATCAACATGTAACGTATTTCTGTATCAGTTACGTAATGTAAAGCTGAAAACGCACCGCTTTATTGACATTATTTTaaagacaaatataattttaggaACCACAATTTTAGCACCGCTTTAttgatatttgtaaaaattatagcACCCTAATTTTAGGAAccacaatttcaaaattaaaattaaaaaatatatatataaaacataattttttttgaaaaaatcttaataaaaaccataaaatcagaagtttacattattatttattcaatcaaataattataaagaaaaaattatattaattaacaatatattataacattatccatattattttatattagggTAGTAATACCTAGAACCATACACGGGTTAGGCACCAGTGCCCAACTCGTGCCTGGTTATGTCCAACTTGAACTTGTGGGTAGTTGTGTTGTGCTTGACTCCGCACAGTCCAAATGACACCATAAAGTTTTCAGTTTATTTCATATTCTAtcttatccaatttttttaaaataaaattatatctcCGATAATGAACCAATCAACATGTAACGCTTTTCTACATCAGTTACGTTATGTAAGTTTGAAAACGCACCGCTCTACTTATATTATTTTCaagacaaatataattattcttctaatttaaataaataaaactataattttaatgatatttttaaaaatgatagaaACCTACTTCCAGGAACCacagttttaaaatttaaattttaaaaaacaagcattaaaatgtgaaaataataaacacataaaaatttttttaaagaaaaaaacagaaataatttttttcattttattaaaaaaacatttttactttttaagtttattatatttctaaattaatttttttttaaaaaatgaagtgCTTCCAAAATTAAACGCTTCGGTAAGACGGTCTTCTCTTGTGATCGGTGCCAAGTGGCAAACCagtttcatcttcttcttcttcaattgcgCTTCCTGCCATGTTtataaactaaaagaaaataaaagaaaaaccatacCATTTCTGGCAAAGTTTTCACAAGGATCATCAGGGATTCTTCTTCTCAATCCCCTGCATCTCTAACACCATTCTTTTCGTTTCTCTTTGACTACTGCAAATGGAAACAAAGGAAGAGGAGGATGCCAGCTTGgtggaagaaagagaagcaaaGGTGGTGCCTTTACTTTATCCAGGGGTTCACATCAAGAGAAAAGCATGGTTTCTGAAGCCCATTGCAAACACCATGGATGATGGACTCCCTGAAACTCCAGTAACTCATCCTCCGCACTATAAAGCTCCCACCTTTACCTTTGAAGAACCCCACCATGTTAAACTTGAAGGGTGGGTGAACCCACAGGCACTGTGGGTGAAGTGGGTGAGCAAGCTTCAACCACGTTATGGTGATTCATGGAGGAAAGCTGGCATCTTTGATGCAATCCAGGTCTCCACttacaaaatcaagaaaagccTTTCTTTGGTTCTTGGAGTTGCTGCTTTCTGGTGCCAAGAAACCAATACATTTCTCTTCCCTTGGGGTGAGGCCACTCTCACACTGGAGGATGTCATGGTGCTTGGATGTTTTTCAGTTCTCGGTGAGCCAGTGCAAGGGGAACCTCTTCCTGGTGAGCGAGCAGAGTTTGAATTTCAAATGATTCAAGAGCTGAGAAATTTCAACCAGTCTTCTTACAAGAAAGCACATCAGTCAGCATGGGTGAAGCACTATTACTCTCAAGGTAATGGAGGTGAGTTGGAGCACATTGCTTTCTTGGCATTTTGGTTGTCTAGATTTGTTCTTCCTGTTCATCCTGTAGATACAGTGAGACGCAGTGTGATACCTATTGCCATTAGATTGGCTCAGGAAACAAGGATATCTTTTGCACCTGCGGTACTTGCAAGTCTTTACCATGATTTGGGAATGGTTAAGAACTATTTCCTTGCTAATGGCCAGAGAAGGCAATCTCCTTTGGTTTTGGTGGCTAATTTCAAGATACTGCATCTGTGGGTGTGGGAGAGGTTTGTTCCACTAAGACCAGGGCCTCAGAATTTTGTCGATTTTAATACTCCTAGAGCTGCAAGATGGAATGGACTTGATAAGAAATTAGAGATTTCATATGTGAGAACAGTGATTGAGGAGGGTGGGCAATTTCAATGGCGCCCTTATCCTATGGTTAGTGTGGATGAAGGGAAATGGTTTACTGGTTGTgtggatgaagatgatgaactgAGATCGTTTGCTCGGTGTTTGAGAATGTGTGAGCTTGTTGGGATCGATTGCATTGAGAAGTACTTTCCGAACAGAGTGGCAATGCAATTTGGATTAGATCAAGATATTCCCATGCATGCGCTGAATGAGAATGCAGCTACCTTTGCTGTAGAAAAAGCTGCAAGGTTCTATGTCTCGCCGCTGTGCTTTGAACCTTCTAAAACCTGCCGATATCTtgaattttggaggaaattcaAGGTGTTATTTAGTGGTGTAGTTGAATTTGATGAGAAACCGGGAAATTCTAAgaagagttttaaaaaatttctgaGGGAGCTGCATGCAgttaagaagaagaggaagaggatggTTAATGGGAAGAAACAGAGAGATGGAGATTCTTATGATATTAAACTTTTCGATTGGCTTTCTCTGAACAAGCGTACTTCGAGCAAGAAGATTAAGCCACTTGATGGTCATTCTATTTCTGCTCCTTCGAATATCAAGGTGAATGGTTTATGTTTAACTGATGAAATGAGAAGAGCTAAGAAAATTTTactgaaaaagaagaagaagaagaagaagagactcTCATATCTTGATGAAGCTAAGAACAAGAGTGAGGTATTTACACAAACAGAAGAAGGAGAAACAAGGCAAAGTAGAGAACTTGCTCAATCTGAGATTAATGATAAAGAGAACATGAATGGAGAATTAATTAACAGTTCATCAGTAATTGAGGAATTTGAAGCAGCATTTGAGTCTCAACTGGCTAAAATCCAGATAAATGAAACTGTGAACAGTGTGAATTCAATCAGGAAAGAATCAGAACTTGCAATGCAG includes the following:
- the LOC120266828 gene encoding uncharacterized protein LOC120266828, producing METKEEEDASLVEEREAKVVPLLYPGVHIKRKAWFLKPIANTMDDGLPETPVTHPPHYKAPTFTFEEPHHVKLEGWVNPQALWVKWVSKLQPRYGDSWRKAGIFDAIQVSTYKIKKSLSLVLGVAAFWCQETNTFLFPWGEATLTLEDVMVLGCFSVLGEPVQGEPLPGERAEFEFQMIQELRNFNQSSYKKAHQSAWVKHYYSQGNGGELEHIAFLAFWLSRFVLPVHPVDTVRRSVIPIAIRLAQETRISFAPAVLASLYHDLGMVKNYFLANGQRRQSPLVLVANFKILHLWVWERFVPLRPGPQNFVDFNTPRAARWNGLDKKLEISYVRTVIEEGGQFQWRPYPMVSVDEGKWFTGCVDEDDELRSFARCLRMCELVGIDCIEKYFPNRVAMQFGLDQDIPMHALNENAATFAVEKAARFYVSPLCFEPSKTCRYLEFWRKFKVLFSGVVEFDEKPGNSKKSFKKFLRELHAVKKKRKRMVNGKKQRDGDSYDIKLFDWLSLNKRTSSKKIKPLDGHSISAPSNIKVNGLCLTDEMRRAKKILLKKKKKKKKRLSYLDEAKNKSEVFTQTEEGETRQSRELAQSEINDKENMNGELINSSSVIEEFEAAFESQLAKIQINETVNSVNSIRKESELAMQIRKLKEEIAVIEARVMSLESLRDGNPCSVMPSSSVCISGKDKS